In a single window of the Pongo abelii isolate AG06213 chromosome 1, NHGRI_mPonAbe1-v2.0_pri, whole genome shotgun sequence genome:
- the LOC100449859 gene encoding large ribosomal subunit protein eL21-like: MTNTKGKRRGTRYMFSRPFRKHGVVPLATYMRIYKKGDIVDIKGMGTVQKGMFHKCYHGKTGRVYNVPQHAVGIVVNKQVKGEILAKRIDVCIEHIKHSKSQDSFLKRVKENDQKKKEAKEKVTWVQLKHQPAPPREAHFVRTNDKEPELLETIPYEFMA, translated from the coding sequence ATGACaaacacaaagggaaagaggagaggcaccCGATACATGTTCTCTaggccttttagaaaacatggagTTGTTCCTTTGGCCACTTATATGCGAATCTATAAGAAAGGTGATATTGTAGACATCAAGGGAATGGGtactgttcaaaaaggaatgttccacaagTGTTACCATGGCAAAACTGGAAGAGTCTACAATGTTCCCCAGCATGCTGTTGGCATTGTTGTAAACAAACAAGTTAAGGGCGAGATTCTTGCCAAGAGAATTGATGTGTGTATTGAGCACATTAAGCACTCTAAAAGCCAAGATAGCTTCCTGAAACGtgtgaaggaaaatgatcagaaaaagaaagaagccaaagagaaagttACCTGGGTTCAACTGAAGCACCAGCCTGCTCCACCCAGAGAAGCACACTTTGTGAGAACCAATGACAAAGAGCCTGAGCTGCTGGAAACTATTCCCTATGAATTCATGGCATAA